A genomic window from Nitrospiria bacterium includes:
- a CDS encoding PstS family phosphate ABC transporter substrate-binding protein, with translation MLNSDTQKLYNSPLVLKAGLMGITLAFLFTLSPKIATGADLIKIDGSSTVYPITEAVAEEFQIKNRSSRVTVGISGSGGGFKKFCRGETDITDASRPIKTKEIKLCGENGIQYIEIPVAYDGLAVVVNPKNDWVKQMTISDLKKIWEPDAQGKVTHWNQIYPHWPKKEIHLFGPGVDSGTFDYFTEAIMGKSQSSRGDFTSSEDDNILVQGIANDVYALGYFGLAYYEENKSKLKLVPIDGGNGPIASSHKTVEDGSYYLARPLFIYVSESSLKKPEVKKFVDFYLQEGPALAEEVGYISLPQSIRKMVDSRVKERRLGSVYEGKGSVGKSLNSLLRESN, from the coding sequence ATGTTAAACTCAGACACACAAAAGTTATATAATTCCCCCCTTGTTCTTAAAGCAGGGCTCATGGGGATCACGCTGGCCTTTCTTTTTACTCTTTCTCCCAAAATAGCAACTGGAGCGGACCTCATTAAAATAGATGGCTCCAGTACGGTTTACCCAATTACCGAAGCCGTTGCAGAGGAATTTCAGATCAAAAATCGATCTTCCCGTGTTACCGTGGGAATCTCCGGAAGCGGAGGTGGGTTTAAAAAATTCTGCCGCGGGGAAACAGACATTACCGATGCCTCTCGGCCCATTAAAACAAAGGAAATTAAACTTTGCGGGGAAAACGGTATCCAATACATCGAAATTCCCGTTGCCTATGATGGTCTGGCCGTTGTCGTAAACCCTAAAAATGATTGGGTCAAACAGATGACCATTTCCGACCTTAAGAAAATTTGGGAACCCGATGCTCAAGGAAAAGTCACCCATTGGAATCAAATTTACCCCCATTGGCCAAAAAAGGAAATTCATCTCTTTGGCCCGGGTGTAGATTCCGGCACTTTTGACTATTTCACAGAAGCGATTATGGGTAAATCTCAATCCAGCCGGGGGGATTTTACATCCAGTGAAGACGACAATATCCTGGTTCAAGGGATTGCGAATGATGTTTATGCCCTGGGTTATTTTGGTCTCGCATACTATGAGGAAAACAAAAGTAAACTAAAATTGGTGCCCATTGATGGGGGGAACGGTCCAATCGCTTCCTCTCACAAAACCGTGGAGGATGGGTCTTATTATTTGGCCCGACCCCTTTTTATTTATGTCAGTGAGAGTTCTTTAAAAAAACCCGAAGTGAAAAAATTTGTGGATTTTTATCTCCAAGAAGGACCTGCCCTTGCCGAAGAAGTGGGCTATATTTCTCTTCCCCAATCGATCAGAAAAATGGTAGATTCCCGTGTGAAGGAAAGAAGGCTAGGTTCAGTTTATGAGGGGAAGGGATCGGTTGGAAAATCATTGAACTCCCTCCTCCGTGAATCCAACTAA
- the nfi gene encoding deoxyribonuclease V (cleaves DNA at apurinic or apyrimidinic sites), whose product MKYQRLHPWDISPSEAIQIQNQLKNRVCLEPLQQPVERVAGADIAIFRESQEAFAGVVVMSYPDLTILEKRGKRVQISFPYIPGLLSFREIPVLIKLFEKLTHEPDLILVDGQGIAHPRRMGLATHLGLIFNKPTIGCAKSWLFGRYREPGLKAGATQPLVTDQKEVVGAVVRTKANVRPLFVSGGHKIDLEASIHFTLTSCRGYRLPEPTRQAHLFVNRLRSV is encoded by the coding sequence ATGAAATATCAACGATTACATCCGTGGGATATTTCCCCCTCTGAAGCCATCCAAATTCAAAATCAACTTAAAAATCGTGTCTGTCTTGAACCCCTTCAACAACCCGTTGAGCGGGTTGCGGGTGCAGACATTGCTATTTTTCGTGAAAGCCAAGAAGCGTTTGCAGGGGTGGTGGTCATGTCCTATCCGGATTTGACCATTTTGGAAAAACGAGGAAAGCGTGTTCAGATTTCTTTTCCTTATATTCCCGGGCTGCTTTCTTTTCGGGAAATTCCAGTGCTGATAAAACTCTTTGAAAAATTAACCCATGAACCTGATCTTATTTTAGTGGATGGTCAGGGAATTGCCCATCCAAGGCGGATGGGTTTAGCCACACATCTGGGATTGATTTTTAATAAACCCACCATTGGTTGCGCCAAGTCCTGGCTGTTTGGGCGTTACCGGGAGCCCGGCTTGAAAGCAGGGGCTACCCAACCCTTAGTAACCGATCAAAAAGAGGTGGTGGGTGCTGTGGTTAGAACCAAGGCCAATGTTCGCCCCTTATTTGTTTCGGGGGGTCATAAAATCGATCTGGAAGCTTCCATTCATTTTACGTTGACCAGTTGCCGGGGTTACAGACTTCCGGAACCTACCCGCCAAGCACACCTTTTTGTCAACCGTTTGAGATCGGTGTAG
- the pstB gene encoding phosphate ABC transporter ATP-binding protein PstB, producing the protein MIEPESFAFEIIKLNAWYGSFHVLKDNSFQIRSKEITALIGPSGCGKSTFIRCLNRMNDFVPGFRLTGDVLYGKENLYAPRKNPMEIRLKIGMVFQKPNPFPKSIYENIAYGPRICGIRKRVDLDEIVEMALQQAALWEEVKDKLHQSALALSGGQQQRLCIARAMAVEPEVILLDEPCSALDPIATARIEALMMEIKKDYTVVIVTHNMQQAARVSDITGFFLLGHLIEYGETRRIFTNPSDRRTEDYITGRFG; encoded by the coding sequence ATGATAGAACCTGAATCATTCGCCTTTGAAATCATAAAACTGAATGCATGGTATGGTTCCTTCCATGTATTAAAAGATAACTCCTTTCAAATCAGGAGCAAGGAAATCACCGCACTCATTGGTCCTTCCGGGTGCGGTAAGAGCACTTTTATCCGGTGTTTGAACCGGATGAATGATTTTGTTCCGGGGTTTCGCTTAACCGGAGACGTTCTCTATGGCAAAGAAAACTTATATGCACCCCGAAAAAACCCCATGGAGATTCGGCTAAAAATTGGAATGGTATTTCAAAAACCAAACCCTTTTCCAAAATCCATTTACGAAAATATCGCTTATGGACCTCGGATTTGCGGAATTCGGAAAAGAGTTGATTTAGATGAAATTGTCGAAATGGCTCTTCAGCAAGCAGCGCTTTGGGAAGAGGTAAAGGACAAACTCCATCAAAGCGCACTTGCCTTATCGGGAGGACAGCAACAAAGACTTTGCATAGCCCGTGCCATGGCGGTGGAACCGGAGGTCATCCTACTGGATGAACCCTGTTCCGCTTTGGATCCCATTGCCACTGCCCGAATTGAGGCATTGATGATGGAGATTAAAAAGGATTATACTGTGGTAATCGTGACTCATAACATGCAACAAGCCGCCCGAGTTTCTGATATAACAGGGTTTTTCCTTTTAGGCCACCTGATCGAATATGGAGAAACCCGTAGAATTTTTACAAACCCGAGTGATCGTAGAACAGAAGATTACATTACAGGAAGATTCGGCTAA
- a CDS encoding putative porin, with amino-acid sequence MKRKISMLMTLLALGIVHIPVLGATDLKFSDFVDEIKLKGDLRLRHESFWKNPDQDRHRQRLRLRVETKFKISDFTAGIRIASGSADQTSTNQTFDNLFSSKDIFLDRAYLSWKGANTEWLKLTGGKMAIPFFTFYSTDIVWDSDVNPEGFSESFSFPIGSEIFVNLGQFVLDEDSGSNKDQWMFGQQVGLTLDLVENTEATLAIAYYVTDNATQSTLSQASTLDGNSRDGSGVLINEYRTLDVTGVVKTKIGGLPVSVGGDYIKNLTDTVNAAGTGTGNDGYQVGVILGKAKKAKDWEVAYFFKRVETDATLADISDSDFGDGGLNRKGHIVWGAYRIFDFLKTQVKFFSTEALSEPKDDIDRLQVDLIGYF; translated from the coding sequence ATGAAGAGAAAAATTTCAATGTTAATGACATTATTGGCTCTGGGCATTGTCCATATTCCAGTGCTTGGGGCAACCGATTTAAAATTCTCCGATTTCGTTGATGAAATAAAACTGAAAGGGGATCTTCGCCTTAGACATGAGTCCTTTTGGAAAAATCCCGATCAGGATCGCCATCGTCAACGGCTAAGGCTCCGGGTGGAAACCAAATTTAAAATAAGTGATTTCACGGCTGGAATCCGCATTGCCAGTGGCAGCGCTGATCAAACCTCTACCAATCAGACCTTTGACAACCTTTTCTCATCAAAGGATATCTTTCTGGACAGAGCCTACCTATCCTGGAAAGGGGCTAACACCGAATGGTTGAAACTCACCGGAGGAAAAATGGCCATTCCTTTCTTTACCTTCTATTCAACGGACATTGTCTGGGATTCGGATGTTAATCCCGAAGGGTTTTCTGAAAGCTTTTCTTTTCCCATCGGAAGTGAGATTTTTGTGAATTTGGGCCAATTTGTTCTGGATGAGGATTCCGGGTCCAACAAGGATCAGTGGATGTTCGGTCAACAAGTCGGCCTCACCCTTGATCTTGTAGAGAATACGGAGGCCACATTGGCTATTGCTTACTATGTAACGGATAACGCCACCCAAAGTACCCTAAGCCAGGCAAGCACCTTGGATGGAAATTCAAGGGACGGAAGCGGCGTACTAATCAATGAATACCGCACCCTGGATGTCACCGGTGTGGTTAAAACAAAAATAGGTGGTTTACCGGTCAGTGTTGGAGGTGATTATATCAAAAATTTAACAGATACCGTGAACGCGGCCGGAACTGGAACCGGTAATGACGGATATCAGGTTGGCGTTATTCTTGGAAAAGCCAAAAAAGCAAAAGACTGGGAGGTTGCTTATTTTTTTAAGCGTGTAGAAACAGATGCAACTTTAGCCGATATATCCGATTCCGATTTCGGTGATGGAGGTCTAAACCGAAAGGGGCACATTGTATGGGGAGCTTACCGTATTTTTGATTTTTTAAAAACCCAGGTGAAATTTTTTTCAACAGAAGCCCTTTCAGAACCCAAGGATGATATTGACCGCCTTCAGGTCGATCTGATTGGTTATTTCTAA
- a CDS encoding glucosidase: MKKPLTPEALRLKENRTLKAHWHRWGPYLSERQWGTVREDYSPNGDAWNHFPFEQARFRAYRWGEDGIGGISDNHQRLCFALAFWNGKDPILKERLYGVGGHEGNHGEDIKEYYFYLDNTPTHAYMKYLYKYPHQAFPYSQLLHENQKRNRSDPEWELMDTGIFEQSRYWDILIEYAKKTPDDLLIQITVNNRGPQEAELHLLPTLWFRNTWSWNGSSKPNLKDISNRKKWKTIHTDHPTLGKQTLFCEEANRLLFTENETNFQHLFGTPNRSLYTKDAFHHYVIDGKQEVINPQGIGTKAGAYYRLKTDPGKPKIIRLRLTNLTDGISPFGKSFSTLIQKRKKEANGFYEGLTSDTLTKEMRMIQRQAFSGMLWNKQFYHYIVEDWLKGDSKEPEPPGSRKKGRNKGWPHLYNEDILSLPDKWEYPWFASWDLAFHVIPFALIDPDFAKKQLLLLTREWYMHPNGQIPAYEWGFGNANPPVHAWAAWRVYKIEKKQRGKGDRVFLERVFQKLLLNFTWWINRKDTDGKNIFQGGFLGLDNISVFDRNEALPTGGHLEQSDGTSWMACYSLHMLRIALELAKENPCYEDIASKFFEHFLYIANAMNHFKELQTGLWNEEDGFFYDVLQLPDGSTLPLKVRSMVGIIPLFAIETLEPELIESLPGFKRRLEWFITNRPDLSRNVASMEKPGVGKRRILSVVNPENLRRLLHKILDEEEFLSPFGIRSLSKYHEKNPFVLKVNGHSHEVQYEPGESKGSLFGGNSNWRGPVWFPVNFLLLEALQKFHFYLGNDFKVECPTGSGHEVNLWEVSTEISHRMIRLFLKNQNGNRPINGENFPFHDNPHWRDHILFYEHFHGDQGQGLGASHQTGWTGLVAKLIQQCGEYCGHHKPPKLT; the protein is encoded by the coding sequence ATGAAAAAACCTCTGACGCCAGAAGCCCTCCGTCTTAAGGAAAATCGAACCCTCAAAGCCCATTGGCACCGGTGGGGTCCCTACCTGAGTGAACGGCAATGGGGAACGGTTCGGGAGGATTACAGCCCCAACGGCGATGCCTGGAACCATTTTCCTTTTGAACAGGCCCGGTTCAGAGCATACCGCTGGGGCGAGGATGGCATTGGGGGCATATCCGATAACCACCAACGGCTCTGTTTTGCTCTGGCCTTTTGGAACGGGAAGGATCCGATTCTAAAAGAAAGACTTTATGGAGTGGGAGGTCATGAGGGCAATCACGGGGAGGATATCAAAGAATACTATTTTTATTTGGACAACACCCCCACACACGCTTACATGAAATATCTATATAAATATCCCCACCAAGCCTTTCCTTACTCCCAACTCCTTCACGAAAATCAAAAAAGAAATCGATCGGATCCGGAATGGGAATTGATGGATACCGGGATTTTTGAACAAAGCCGATACTGGGATATTTTAATTGAATATGCAAAAAAGACCCCCGATGACCTTCTGATCCAGATTACGGTGAACAACCGGGGTCCCCAGGAAGCCGAGCTACACCTTCTCCCTACCTTGTGGTTTCGAAATACCTGGTCATGGAACGGTTCTTCTAAACCAAATCTAAAGGACATTTCAAACAGGAAAAAATGGAAAACCATACACACAGACCACCCTACCCTAGGGAAGCAGACCTTATTTTGTGAAGAAGCAAACCGATTGCTTTTCACCGAAAATGAAACAAACTTCCAACATCTTTTTGGAACACCCAACCGCTCCCTTTACACCAAAGATGCTTTTCATCATTATGTGATCGATGGAAAACAGGAAGTCATTAATCCCCAAGGGATCGGAACCAAAGCCGGCGCCTATTACAGGTTAAAAACAGATCCCGGGAAACCCAAAATCATACGGCTTCGTTTAACCAATCTGACGGATGGCATTTCACCGTTCGGTAAATCTTTTTCTACCCTCATTCAAAAAAGGAAAAAAGAAGCCAATGGTTTCTACGAAGGCTTAACCTCTGACACCCTAACAAAAGAAATGCGGATGATCCAAAGGCAAGCTTTTTCGGGCATGTTGTGGAACAAGCAGTTTTATCACTACATCGTGGAGGATTGGTTAAAGGGTGATTCCAAAGAACCCGAGCCACCGGGCAGTCGAAAAAAAGGACGTAACAAGGGTTGGCCCCACCTGTATAATGAGGATATTCTTTCCCTGCCAGATAAATGGGAATATCCCTGGTTTGCCTCGTGGGACCTTGCTTTTCACGTCATTCCCTTTGCTTTGATTGATCCGGACTTTGCCAAAAAACAACTGCTCCTTCTCACACGGGAATGGTACATGCATCCCAATGGTCAAATTCCTGCTTACGAATGGGGTTTTGGAAATGCCAACCCGCCGGTGCATGCCTGGGCGGCGTGGCGGGTATACAAAATTGAAAAAAAACAGCGGGGAAAGGGTGACCGGGTCTTTTTAGAACGGGTATTTCAGAAACTTCTCCTGAATTTTACCTGGTGGATCAATCGAAAAGACACCGATGGAAAAAATATCTTTCAAGGGGGATTTCTGGGATTGGATAACATCTCCGTCTTTGACCGGAATGAAGCCCTTCCTACAGGGGGACACCTGGAACAATCCGATGGAACCAGCTGGATGGCCTGTTACAGTCTTCACATGCTGCGAATTGCCCTTGAACTGGCGAAGGAAAACCCATGCTATGAAGATATTGCCAGTAAATTTTTCGAGCACTTTTTATATATCGCCAATGCCATGAACCATTTCAAAGAACTTCAAACCGGCCTATGGAATGAGGAAGACGGGTTTTTTTATGATGTCCTCCAACTCCCCGATGGATCCACCCTTCCTCTAAAAGTCCGTTCAATGGTCGGAATCATTCCTCTTTTTGCGATTGAAACCCTGGAACCCGAATTGATTGAATCTCTGCCAGGCTTTAAAAGACGCCTAGAATGGTTCATTACCAACCGCCCTGACCTTTCCCGCAATGTGGCAAGTATGGAAAAACCCGGAGTCGGAAAGCGCCGCATCCTTTCGGTGGTGAATCCTGAAAACCTACGTCGCCTGTTGCATAAAATCCTAGACGAGGAAGAATTTTTGAGTCCCTTTGGAATACGATCTCTTTCCAAATATCACGAAAAAAACCCGTTTGTTTTAAAAGTAAACGGACACTCCCACGAGGTTCAATATGAACCCGGCGAATCCAAAGGTTCCCTATTTGGGGGAAACTCAAATTGGCGTGGTCCCGTCTGGTTTCCGGTTAATTTTCTCCTTTTGGAGGCACTCCAGAAATTCCATTTTTATCTGGGAAATGATTTCAAAGTGGAATGTCCAACGGGTTCAGGGCATGAGGTCAATCTTTGGGAGGTTTCTACTGAAATTTCCCACCGAATGATACGGCTTTTTCTTAAAAACCAAAATGGGAACCGCCCCATTAATGGAGAAAACTTCCCTTTTCATGACAACCCTCATTGGAGGGACCATATTCTATTTTATGAACATTTTCATGGCGATCAAGGCCAAGGACTCGGTGCCAGTCATCAAACCGGTTGGACCGGACTGGTCGCAAAACTCATTCAACAATGCGGAGAGTATTGCGGGCATCACAAACCACCGAAACTGACTTGA
- a CDS encoding arsenate reductase ArsC, producing MGKPKKVLFLCTGNSARSQMAEGLARDLSKGILEVSSAGLNPKGIHPMAIEVMDEMGINIRSQTSKKIELSFLLEMDVIITVCSNAESHCPATPPKIRKEHWPLEDPAQAKGSQQEIREAFRQARSDLHSLMVPFIQKMISNPGTIT from the coding sequence ATGGGCAAACCCAAAAAAGTTCTTTTTTTATGCACGGGGAATTCGGCCCGAAGCCAGATGGCCGAAGGATTGGCCAGAGACTTGAGCAAGGGAATCCTCGAAGTGTCCAGTGCAGGCTTGAACCCAAAGGGAATCCACCCCATGGCCATTGAAGTGATGGATGAAATGGGCATCAATATCCGTTCCCAAACATCAAAAAAAATAGAGCTTTCCTTTCTATTGGAAATGGATGTGATCATCACCGTTTGTTCAAATGCGGAATCCCATTGCCCAGCAACCCCCCCAAAGATACGCAAAGAACACTGGCCTTTGGAGGATCCCGCCCAGGCCAAAGGGTCCCAACAGGAAATCAGGGAAGCCTTTCGGCAAGCTCGAAGTGATCTTCATTCCCTGATGGTTCCCTTTATCCAAAAAATGATTTCAAACCCGGGGACGATCACCTGA
- the phoU gene encoding phosphate signaling complex protein PhoU, giving the protein MHRRFDEELKDLKEKILRMGAKVEEQIANAIKSLVERDSELAKEVIANDHKVNAMDVEIDEDSLSLIALHQPTAGDLRLITTAMKISTELERMSDLAENIAERAIELNEEPQLKPYIDIPRMAEHAQGMVKEALDAFVNRDATLARKVCGDDDFVDNLTHQIFRELLTYMIEDPHSIARAVRITFVSKYLERMADHATNVAELVVYLVEGKIIRHTSS; this is encoded by the coding sequence ATGCATAGACGTTTTGATGAAGAACTAAAAGATTTAAAAGAAAAAATCCTCAGGATGGGGGCAAAGGTTGAAGAACAGATTGCCAATGCCATCAAATCCCTTGTTGAAAGAGATTCAGAACTTGCCAAAGAGGTGATTGCAAACGATCACAAGGTTAATGCCATGGATGTAGAAATCGATGAGGATAGCCTCAGCCTCATCGCACTTCATCAACCCACTGCGGGAGATCTTCGGCTCATCACCACCGCCATGAAAATTTCAACCGAATTGGAACGGATGAGTGATCTGGCTGAAAACATCGCGGAACGGGCCATTGAACTCAATGAAGAACCTCAATTAAAACCTTATATTGATATTCCTCGAATGGCAGAACACGCCCAAGGAATGGTCAAAGAGGCGTTGGATGCATTTGTAAACCGGGATGCAACTTTGGCACGAAAAGTTTGCGGGGATGATGATTTTGTTGACAATCTCACCCATCAGATTTTTAGGGAACTGCTAACCTATATGATTGAAGACCCTCACTCCATTGCCCGAGCGGTCAGAATTACGTTTGTTTCAAAATACCTTGAAAGGATGGCCGATCACGCCACGAATGTGGCAGAGTTAGTGGTTTACCTCGTAGAGGGGAAGATTATCCGTCACACGAGTTCTTAA
- the mdh gene encoding malate dehydrogenase, which produces MASKITIVGAGNVGGTTAQRLAEKHVTELILLDIAKEMAQGKALDLMETGPLYGYDTKIVGTDDYSLTEGSDLVIITSGVPRKPGMSRADLLKTNTGIVKSVTEQVIKKSPNAILLVVSNPLDAMTHVAFRISGFPRQRVLGMAGALDSARFRCFIAQELNVSVKSVHALVLGGHGDSMVPALRLTTVAGIPVSELIPKKRLDALVQRTRDGGAEIVKLLKQGSAFYAPSGAIVEMVESILKDNRKILPCAARCEGEYGFQNLFVGVPVKLGIQGMEEIIEVSLSPEEKQALEKSAHAVRDLCNRVDQLL; this is translated from the coding sequence ATGGCCAGTAAGATTACCATCGTGGGTGCAGGAAATGTAGGGGGGACCACTGCCCAACGGTTGGCTGAAAAGCATGTGACAGAACTTATCCTTCTCGATATTGCCAAAGAAATGGCCCAAGGGAAAGCATTGGATCTGATGGAAACCGGTCCCCTGTATGGGTATGATACAAAAATCGTTGGGACGGATGATTATTCGCTCACCGAAGGGTCTGACCTGGTCATTATTACCTCTGGGGTTCCCAGAAAACCCGGAATGAGCCGCGCCGATCTTTTAAAGACCAACACGGGAATTGTGAAAAGTGTGACTGAGCAGGTGATCAAAAAATCCCCCAATGCCATTTTGTTGGTGGTTTCAAATCCCTTGGATGCCATGACCCATGTGGCTTTTCGGATCAGCGGGTTTCCCCGTCAGCGGGTTCTCGGAATGGCGGGAGCCTTGGATTCAGCGCGTTTTCGTTGTTTTATTGCGCAAGAATTAAATGTGTCAGTTAAAAGTGTTCATGCCCTTGTTTTGGGAGGGCATGGGGATAGCATGGTTCCAGCCTTGAGGCTGACCACGGTGGCCGGTATTCCGGTTTCGGAATTGATTCCAAAAAAACGGTTGGATGCCCTTGTCCAACGAACCCGGGATGGTGGTGCGGAAATCGTCAAGCTGTTAAAACAGGGAAGTGCTTTTTATGCCCCATCGGGTGCCATTGTAGAGATGGTGGAGAGTATATTAAAAGACAATCGAAAGATTCTACCCTGTGCCGCCCGGTGTGAAGGAGAGTATGGGTTTCAAAACCTTTTTGTGGGGGTTCCCGTTAAGTTAGGGATCCAGGGAATGGAAGAAATTATTGAGGTTTCCCTTTCACCGGAGGAGAAACAGGCTTTGGAGAAGTCCGCCCATGCGGTGAGAGATTTGTGTAATCGCGTGGATCAATTATTGTAG
- the pstA gene encoding phosphate ABC transporter permease PstA, which translates to MKTLTSKELNQLFSKRKWADRIFIGLALGALFVALATLLTLLISILIDGFTRLSWDFLTSYPSRRPQRAGILSATVGTIYMIVLTAIIAFPLGVGAAIYLQEFSKKNWFNRLVEINIANLAGVPSIVYGLLGLELFVRALKFERSILAGSMTMALLVLPIIILASREALKAVPNSIREASFALGATRWQTIRNQVLPLAFPGILTGTILALSRAIGETAPLIMIGALTYIAFLPDSIFAPFTVLPIQIFNWVSRPQHAFSINAAAAILVLLFILLTMNAIAIWLRNRFQKKLHW; encoded by the coding sequence ATGAAAACCCTGACCTCAAAAGAATTAAATCAGCTTTTTTCAAAGCGAAAATGGGCTGATCGAATCTTTATCGGATTGGCGCTAGGCGCTTTATTTGTGGCCTTAGCAACCCTTTTGACCCTCTTGATTTCGATTCTAATCGATGGGTTTACAAGGCTCAGTTGGGATTTTTTAACAAGCTACCCCTCCCGAAGGCCCCAAAGGGCAGGGATCCTATCCGCTACGGTTGGAACCATATACATGATTGTCCTCACGGCGATAATCGCTTTTCCCCTCGGAGTAGGGGCGGCCATTTATCTACAAGAATTTTCAAAAAAGAACTGGTTCAATCGGTTGGTTGAAATTAATATCGCCAATCTGGCGGGAGTTCCCTCTATTGTTTATGGTCTGCTGGGTCTTGAACTCTTCGTTCGTGCATTGAAATTCGAGAGAAGCATTTTAGCGGGATCCATGACCATGGCCTTATTGGTTCTACCCATTATCATTCTAGCCTCACGTGAAGCCCTAAAAGCGGTTCCCAATTCCATCCGGGAGGCATCATTCGCCCTGGGGGCAACCCGATGGCAAACGATTCGAAACCAAGTCCTTCCCTTAGCGTTCCCGGGAATCCTAACGGGTACCATACTTGCCCTTTCCCGCGCCATTGGGGAAACAGCACCTTTAATCATGATCGGCGCCCTTACCTATATCGCTTTTTTACCCGATAGTATATTTGCCCCATTTACGGTACTTCCCATTCAGATTTTCAATTGGGTTTCCAGGCCTCAGCACGCCTTTTCCATCAATGCGGCGGCTGCCATTCTGGTGCTCTTGTTTATCCTTTTAACCATGAATGCCATTGCGATATGGCTCCGAAACCGTTTTCAAAAAAAGCTTCACTGGTAA
- a CDS encoding KH domain-containing protein — protein sequence MRELQELTDLIAKALVDFPDQVGVKVVEGDQTTVLELKVAKGDLGKVIGKQGRTAQAIRTILNAAATKLKKRAFLEIVE from the coding sequence ATGCGAGAGCTACAAGAACTAACGGATTTAATTGCCAAGGCCTTGGTTGATTTTCCGGACCAGGTCGGAGTGAAGGTTGTCGAAGGGGATCAGACCACCGTTCTTGAATTAAAGGTGGCGAAGGGAGATCTTGGGAAGGTGATTGGAAAACAGGGGAGGACAGCTCAAGCCATCCGAACCATATTGAATGCAGCGGCCACGAAACTCAAAAAGCGCGCTTTTTTAGAAATTGTTGAGTAA
- the pstC gene encoding phosphate ABC transporter permease subunit PstC — MQKAIALRRKKNLLGEKIIQSFLFLCGVLSLLTTLGIIFVLFFETFHFFREVSFSQFFLDTQWTPLFINKHFGIWPLVTGTFLVSLIAMLVAMPIGLLSAVFLSEYASDALRRTIKPVLEILAGIPTVVYGYFALLFVTPLLQNLIPQLSGFNALGPGIVMGIMITPMISSLSEDAMFSVPKSLREGAYALGSSRLQVALKVVFPAAFSGISAACILAISRAIGETMIVTIAAGQQPRLTLDPFVPIETMTAYIVQVSLGDTPHGTIEYKTIFAVGMTLFLGTFLLNLTSHWLRERYREVYE; from the coding sequence TTGCAAAAAGCAATCGCCCTGCGCAGGAAAAAAAACCTTTTGGGGGAAAAGATCATTCAGTCCTTTCTTTTCCTGTGCGGGGTTCTTTCCCTTTTGACCACCCTTGGAATTATTTTTGTCCTTTTCTTTGAAACCTTTCATTTTTTTAGAGAAGTTTCCTTTAGTCAATTTTTTCTGGATACCCAGTGGACCCCCCTTTTTATCAATAAACATTTTGGAATTTGGCCCCTCGTTACAGGAACATTTCTGGTCTCCCTCATTGCCATGTTGGTCGCCATGCCCATTGGGTTATTGAGCGCCGTATTTTTAAGTGAATACGCTTCAGACGCTCTGCGAAGAACCATTAAACCCGTTTTGGAAATCCTTGCTGGAATTCCCACTGTGGTATACGGTTATTTCGCTCTTCTTTTTGTGACCCCCCTTTTGCAAAATCTGATCCCTCAATTATCCGGATTTAATGCATTGGGGCCAGGAATTGTGATGGGAATTATGATCACACCCATGATTTCATCTCTCAGTGAAGATGCCATGTTTTCAGTCCCCAAAAGCCTCAGAGAAGGAGCCTATGCCTTAGGTTCATCCCGGTTACAAGTGGCATTAAAGGTGGTATTCCCCGCGGCTTTTTCAGGAATCAGTGCGGCCTGCATCCTTGCCATTTCCCGAGCCATCGGTGAAACAATGATTGTAACCATAGCCGCTGGACAACAACCTAGATTAACATTAGATCCATTCGTACCGATCGAAACCATGACTGCCTATATTGTTCAGGTGAGCCTGGGAGATACCCCTCATGGGACCATTGAATATAAAACCATTTTTGCTGTTGGAATGACCCTTTTTTTAGGGACTTTCCTTTTAAACCTCACCAGTCATTGGCTTCGGGAACGGTATCGGGAGGTTTATGAATGA